CGGGCATTTTCGAGAACGACTATCCGCGCGATCTCTGATGAGGAAAAGTCAGTGACCAAGCTAGGTCGACCCTATGAACAGGTCGTTGGCGACGTAGCGAAGCAGTTTGACCCCGCCGCTCAGGTGACGGTCGGGGAATGGGTAGAAGGCCCCGACGGTCGACGGGAGGTCGACGTGCTGATTACCGGCACCGTCGACGATGTGCCCAGGCGGGTCCTGATTGAATGCAAGGACTACGATTCGCGGAAACGCCGAATAGGGATCGGCATAATCGATGCCGCCGATTCGAAGCGTCGAGATCTCGGGATCGATCTTACCCTGATTTGCAGCAATGCCGGCTTTTCGACGGATGCAATGCGAAAGGCACGTAGGGTGGGCATCGGTCTTATCGGGATATTGAAAGAAGCTGACCCTCGCATTCGCTACAAGGTCTTCGATGAGATCTACGCTCGACGGATCAATCTGTCGATGAAAGCCGATATCGACATCAAGGTCGTGTCTGGCAGCGTCGCGGCCTGGGCCGTGGAGGCAATAACCTTTGAAAGCGCCTCCGTATTCGCATGGCTGCAACACCGAGTCATCCTATTCGTGACGCACAATCGTGTGGTGAAGGGAACGCATTACCTTCGCTTTAGATTCAGACCGCCAGTCCTTATCCAGCAAGGAACTCATTCGGCGTTCATGACCGAAATCTCTTTGAGGTTCACCCTCACTGGTCAATGGATTGCCCAACAGGTAGAGATTGACGCCACTTCGGGTCTCTACGACTGGCTACGCAAGAGAGTTCAGCTCGCACCGGTGCCTGGCGATAGCAGGCTCGTTTATAAAGACGTCAAGTTTGGGACGGGCGGGACGGTCATAGATTCCCATCCGGATATTGACTCTCTTTCGCCAAGTCCGGTGAAGGAAAACGAGGTGCATATGGAGATAATCGATCTTGGCGGATTCGTCGTGCCGACCGAATACGCCCAGCTCGACTCGCACGTGGTCCCTGAAGATGCCGATCCCGTCCGACCGGATATCATTCCCGAGGCCTTCCGTTCTTCGCCGCGCCTGTGAACCGCGCGCCTGAACTGCTGGGGCCACCCTACATCGAGAAATTGAAGCGATAAGTGGTCGAGACGCCGACGGTCCACTGGTTGCGGTCGCCGCGCTCCTTGACCAGGCTGGAATCGGCGGCCGGCCCCACCAGGCGCGAATATTCGGTGAAGACGCTCGCCGTCATCGGCTCGGTCACCTTCCAGGTGATCGCGCCGCCGAGACCGGTCGACTTCAGCCCGCCGCCCGGATGGTATTCGCTGAGGCCCGACGCCGCCGCTTCCTTGGCATTGACGCCGTAATAGGCGTCGAAATAGCCGGACGAAGCGAAGGACACACGCGGGCCGCCGGAGATGCGGACGGTGGGCGTGACGTCGTAAAAGGCGTCCGCCGCGATGTCGGCGACGAAGCCGTCATGGGCGCGGATGCCATGCCGCAACTCGGCGCGGGCGCGCAGCCAGTCCAGGGGATAGAATTCGAAGAAGCCGCCCACCTCACCGCCGAAGCGCACCGGGTCGAGGCCCTGGAGCTCGTCCTTGCTGGTGCGATGGAACAGGAACTTGCCGGTGAGGCCGGCGCGCACACTGCCGTCGTCGATCAGCGCCAGCGAGATGTTGTCGTTGCGCGAGGTGAAGCGCGCCTCGGGACCGGCCTTGCCGAGCGAGATGATCGGCTGGGCGCTCAGCATATACTTCTTGCCGCCCTCGAAATTCGGGGCGACGAGGCCGGTGGCGCCGAGCGTCAGGTACCAGTCGCCAGAAATCCAGCTCCCCTCGCCCGCCTGGGCTGCGGAGACTGCCATCAGGCCAGAGGCGAGAACCAGCGGAATCGTCCCGACAATACGCATCGTCACCCCTTACGCGAAACGGGCCGGCAGGAACACCCGGCAGTGCAGAAGCCATGGCGCGAGTTCGGTAAAATTTGACTTAAAATCCGTAACAGAGGCGGCGACCCCGGAGCCGTTTTCGACAGGTGGCGGCATTGGCGCTCGCTGGACGGGCAAGGCCATTGGGACTACCTTGCCTCACCCGCAGGATGCGCGGCGAACTCTGGAGGGAGACGAAGCCATGAGCTTGCAAGGCAATACCCTGGGAGACGCGATCGGCCGGACGCGCGACAAATGGGGATGGTTCGTGGCGCTCGGCGTGCTGCTGTTGATTTTCGGCGGCATCGCCTTCGGCAATCTCTTCATCGCCACGGTCGCTTCGGTCTATGTCGTCGGCTGGCTGATGCTGATGGCCGGCGCCATCGAGATCATCCATGCTTTCGGCGTCAAGACCTGGGGACGCTTCTTCTATTGGCTGGCGAGCGGTCTGCTCTACGCCATTGCCGGCTTCTTCGCCTTCGACAATCCGTTGCTTGCCTCGGCGGTGCTCACCCTGCTGCTCGCCGTCGCGCTCGTCGCTTCCGGGGCGCTGAGGGCCTGGGTCGCCTACAATCACCGGCCGGAGCAAGGTTGGGGATGGCTGTTCGCGGCCGCCGTCATCACCATCCTGCTTGGCCTGATCATCGCCATGGGCTGGCCGGTCAACAGCCTGTGGGTGCTCGGCATGTTCCTGGCCATCGACCTGATCTTCCAGGGCTGGAGCTTCATTGCCATCGGGCTGGCGTTGAAGAGGTAGGGGCTCGGCCTTCGCAGTTTAGCCGAGGCATTCCAACGTCGTCATCCCAGGGCGAAGCAGGAGCGAAGCTCCGTCGCGAAGACCCTGGGATCCATGCCGTAACCTCAGCCGACGAATGCTGCGGAGCAGAATTCTGCACCGAAGCAAAGTTTTGAAGTCACGGAATGGATCCTCGGGTCTGCGCCGCGTCGCTTCGCTCCTTGCTTCGCCCGAGGATGACGAAGCGACGGGCGTTTTCGCCAATCTCCAAGGTTAGCAATCTGCTGGTCAGGGCGCTGCCGCGTTAACGAGCCGCTTTGCGTTCGATGCGCTCCAGAGGTCAAAAACAGATCGCCGCGTCCAGATCCGACAGCGGGCGCACGCCGGCGAGCAGCGCCCTCGCCTCGGCCTCGTCCCGCTTCATCTGCACCACCAGCGCATCGAGCCCATCGAACTTCAACTCAGGGCGCAGATAGCCGAAGAACGACACCTCGCAGGTCTCGCCGTAGAGATCGCCGGAGAAATCGAAGACATAGGTTTCGAGCAGCGGCGCGCCGTTGTCGTCGACGGTCGGGCGGCGGCCGAAGCTGGCGACGCCGTCATGCAGCGTGCCGTCGGCGTGGCGGAAGCGGACGGCGTAAATGCCTTCCCTCAACGTGGCTTCCGGCGACAGCCTCATATTGGCGGTCGGAAAGCCGAGCATGCGGCCGAGCTGCTGGCCGCCGATCACCTCGCTCTCGACGGTGAAGCGATAGCCGAGCAGGCCGGCGGCCTCCTCCACATTGCCTTCGCAAAGCAGGGCGCGGATGCGGCTCGACGAGACCACCTCGGCGCCCTCGTCGCGGAAGGCGTCGACCAGCGTGACGCCGAAGCCGTGGCGCTCGCC
The window above is part of the Mesorhizobium sp. WSM4904 genome. Proteins encoded here:
- a CDS encoding HdeD family acid-resistance protein, whose amino-acid sequence is MSLQGNTLGDAIGRTRDKWGWFVALGVLLLIFGGIAFGNLFIATVASVYVVGWLMLMAGAIEIIHAFGVKTWGRFFYWLASGLLYAIAGFFAFDNPLLASAVLTLLLAVALVASGALRAWVAYNHRPEQGWGWLFAAAVITILLGLIIAMGWPVNSLWVLGMFLAIDLIFQGWSFIAIGLALKR
- a CDS encoding MipA/OmpV family protein, whose translation is MRIVGTIPLVLASGLMAVSAAQAGEGSWISGDWYLTLGATGLVAPNFEGGKKYMLSAQPIISLGKAGPEARFTSRNDNISLALIDDGSVRAGLTGKFLFHRTSKDELQGLDPVRFGGEVGGFFEFYPLDWLRARAELRHGIRAHDGFVADIAADAFYDVTPTVRISGGPRVSFASSGYFDAYYGVNAKEAAASGLSEYHPGGGLKSTGLGGAITWKVTEPMTASVFTEYSRLVGPAADSSLVKERGDRNQWTVGVSTTYRFNFSM
- a CDS encoding bifunctional riboflavin kinase/FAD synthetase — its product is MTQAFERISAVAPLPAHLRGGVVAIGNFDGVHRGHLSVLERALAEANRRGVPALVLTFEPHPRKVFRPDVPLFVLTPPPMKARLLAKLGFAALVEQPFTRDFAALSAEAFVTDVLQDKLGISHAVTGFDFHFGKDRQGGPAFLMAAGERHGFGVTLVDAFRDEGAEVVSSSRIRALLCEGNVEEAAGLLGYRFTVESEVIGGQQLGRMLGFPTANMRLSPEATLREGIYAVRFRHADGTLHDGVASFGRRPTVDDNGAPLLETYVFDFSGDLYGETCEVSFFGYLRPELKFDGLDALVVQMKRDEAEARALLAGVRPLSDLDAAICF